The following proteins are encoded in a genomic region of Oreochromis aureus strain Israel breed Guangdong linkage group 8, ZZ_aureus, whole genome shotgun sequence:
- the LOC120441475 gene encoding keratin, type II cytoskeletal 2 epidermal-like — translation MWSTFRFNTSADISKNLRASLENFVRLYGQRKDDLQQASEHFMHAAALVDKKHEDFDDKTAQALLGMFGGTIGTVFGGVTGGVWAALGAVSAATYAKFCGNINAASATVGFVGGVFGGVVGGAFSGLIGGLVGVAALAAGREVHGIVSDSIWFTVGFAIGGATGSTFGGSVGAAGGAVGGGFGALHATKAAVYLVRKAIDFPSKTKVRKGNGKLKKEVVTMQKTGADFIKSIKPLVDELKTVQEICDQMASCDAVKGVANQTAKTLAAVNAMEKTMNDSQMEADESEFLRCVKEASSQCKIIPVELQMMREEVEKLLVSP, via the coding sequence ATGTGGAGCACATTTAGATTCAACACTTCGGCTGACATCAGTAAAAATCTCAGAGCAAGTCTGGAGAATTTTGTGAGGCTGTATGGCCAACGCAAAGATGATCTTCAGCAAGCTTCTGAGCATTTCATGCATGCAGCAGCTCTAGTTGATAAAAAGCATGAGGATTTTGATGACAAGACGGCCCAGGCTCTGTTAGGTATGTTTGGAGGGACTATTGGTACAGTTTTTGGGGGTGTTACTGGTGGTGTATGGGCTGCTTTGGGAGCAGTTAGTGCAGCAACTTATGCCAAGTTTTGTGGCAACATTAATGCAGCTAGTGCAACTGTGGGCTTTGTAGGCGGTGTCTTTGGGGGAGTGGTGGGAGGAGCATTTTCGGGGCTTATTGGTGGATTAGTTGGTGTTGCAGCTCTAGCAGCAGGTAGAGAAGTTCATGGGATCGTGAGTGATTCAATATGGTTTACTGTTGGCTTTGCCATTGGTGGTGCAACTGGTAGCACATTTGGCGGGTCAGTTGGTGCAGCAGGTGGTGCTGTAGGTGGTGGGTTTGGTGCTTTGCATGCTACAAAAGCTGCAGTTTATCTAGTCAGAAAAGCCATTGATTTTCCTTCTAAAACAAAAGTTCGAAAAGGAAATGGAAAGCTAAAGAAAGAAGTAGTCACCATGCAGAAAACTGGAGCAGATTTCATTAAAAGCATCAAACCGCTGGTGGACGAGCTAAAAACGGTGCAAGAGATTTGTGACCAAATGGCCTCCTGTGACGCTGTGAAAGGCGTCGCTAATCAGACTGCAAAGACTCTGGCTGCAGTGAACGCAATGGAGAAAACGATGAACGACAGTCAGATGGAGGCAGACGAGTCAGAGTTTCTCCGCTGTGTTAAAGAAGCATCGAGCCAATGCAAGATAATCCCCGTGGAGCTGCAGATGATGAGAGAGGAAGTGGAGAAACTTCTGGTTTCACCGTAG